Proteins from one Setaria italica strain Yugu1 chromosome V, Setaria_italica_v2.0, whole genome shotgun sequence genomic window:
- the LOC101768288 gene encoding probable indole-3-acetic acid-amido synthetase GH3.1: MPEAPTTKTTPPARGGFAPGAHREALEFIEHVTANAGQVQRRVLAEILAQNAPAEYLRRHGVSGAADDDAVEAFRRLVPLVTYEGLQPDILRIANGDTSPILSSKPISEFLTSSGTSGGERKLMPTIADELDRRSLLYSLQMPVMSQSVPGLDKGKAMYLLFVKAESRTPGGLVARPVLTSYYRSRQFLERPHDPYTDYTSPNEAILCVDSYQSMYAQLLCGLVHRADVLRVGAVFASGFLRAIRFLEKHWPRLCRDIRTGALDPEITDRAVRDAVGRVLRADPALAGEIEAECGRASWEGIIRRLWPRTKYIDVIVTGAMSQYIPTLEFYGGGLPLACTMYASSECYFGLNLKPMCKPSDVAYTLIPTMCYFEFLPLRCSNAKAEPSHRDLVDLVDVKLGHEYELVVTTYSGLCRYRVGDVLRVAGFKNEAPMFSFVRRQNVALSIDSDKTDETELHAAVSGAVQHLAPFGASLVEYTSYADAAAIPGHYVLFWELRAGTTAVPASVFEDCCLSVEEALNSVYRQCRACDRSIGPLEIRVVSEGTFDKLMDYAISRGASINQYKAPRCVRPGPVVELLDARVQGRYFSPKCPKWSPGNKQWNNARAEVISNGDEA; this comes from the exons ATGCCGGAAGCACCGACCACCAAGACAACCCCGCCGGCCCGCGGCGGCTTCGCCCCCGGGGCGCACCGCGAGGCGCTCGAGTTCATCGAGCATGTCACGGCGAACGCCGGGCAGGTGCAGCGGCGCGTCCTCGCGGAGATACTGGCGCAGAACGCGCCGGCTGAGTACCTGCGCCGGCACGGCGTCTCCGGAGCcgcggacgacgacgccgtcgaAGCCTTCCGCCGCCTCGTCCCGCTCGTCACCTACGAGGGCCTCCAGCCGGACATACTCCGCATTGCCAACGGCGATACGTCGCCGATCCTCTCCAGCAAACCCATCTCCGAGTTCCTCACAAG CTCTGGCACGTCCGGAGGGGAGAGGAAGCTGATGCCGACCATCGCCGACGAGCTGGACAGGAGGTCGCTGCTGTACAGCCTGCAGATGCCGGTGATGAGCCAGTCGGTGCCCGGGCtcgacaagggcaaggccatgTACCTGCTGTTCGTGAAGGCGGAGTCGCGCACGCCGGGCGGGCTCGTGGCGCGGCCGGTGCTGACGAGCTACTACCGGAGCCGGCAGTTCCTGGAGCGGCCGCACGACCCCTACACCGACTACACGAGCCCCAACGAGGCGATCCTGTGCGTGGACTCGTACCAGAGCATGTACGCGCAGCTGCTCTGCGGCCTCGTCCACCGCGCCGACGTCCTGCGCGTGGGCGCCGTCTTCGCCTCGGGCTTCCTCCGCGCCATCCGCTTCCTCGAGAAGCACTGGCCGCGCCTGTGCCGCGACATCCGCACGGGCGCGCTCGACCCGGAGATCACCGACCGCGCCGTGCGCGACGCCGTCGGGAGGGTGCTCCGCGCCGACCCGGCGCTCGCCGGCGAGATCGAGGCCGAGTGCGGGAGAGCGTCGTGGGAGGGCATCATCCGGCGCCTGTGGCCCCGCACCAAGTACATCGACGTGATCGTGACCGGCGCCATGTCGCAGTACATCCCGACTCTCGAGTTCTACGGCGGCGGCCTGCCGCTCGCGTGCACCATGTACGCCTCCTCGGAGTGCTACTTCGGCCTCAACCTCAAGCCCATGTGCAAGCCAAGCGACGTCGCCTACACGCTCATCCCCACCATGTGCTACTTCGAGTTCCTTCCCCTCCGTTGCAGCAACGCCAAGGCCGAGCCGAGCCACCGCGACCTGGTCGACCTCGTCGATGTGAAGCTTGGGCACGAGTACGAGCTCGTGGTCACCACCTACTCCG GGTTGTGTCGGTATCGCGTGGGCGACGTGCTGAGAGTGGCGGGATTCAAGAACGAGGCGCCGATGTTCAGCTTCGTGAGGCGGCAGAACGTGGCGCTGAGCATCGACTCCGACAAGACCGACGAGACGGAGCTGCATGCGGCCGTGAGCGGCGCGGTGCAGCACCTGGCGCCGTTCGGAGCATCGCTGGTGGAGTACACGAGCTACGCGGACGCGGCGGCCATCCCGGGCCACTACGTGCTCTTCTGGGAGCTGCGCGCGGGCACCACGGCCGTGCCGGCGTCCGTGTTCGAGGACTGCTGCCTGTCGGTGGAGGAGGCACTCAACAGCGTGTACCGGCAGTGCCGGGCCTGCGACAGGTCCATCGGCCCACTCGAGATACGCGTCGTCTCCGAGGGCACCTTCGACAAGCTCATGGACTACGCCATCAGCCGCGGCGCGTCCATCAACCAGTACAAGGCGCCGCGGTGTGTGCGCCCCGGCCCGGTGGTCGAGCTGCTCGACGCGAGGGTGCAGGGCAGGTACTTCAGCCCCAAGTGCCCCAAGTGGAGCCCCGGGAACAAGCAATGGAACAACGCCAGGGCAGAGGTGATCAGCAACGGGGACGAAGCCTGA